The following coding sequences are from one Streptomyces sp. NBC_01232 window:
- a CDS encoding YciI family protein — protein MAKYLLLKHYRGAPAPANDVPMDRWTPEEISAHMQYMHDFAARLETTGEFVDGQALAPEGTFVRYDGEGRPPVTDGPFAETKDLIAGWMVIDVDSYERALELAGELSAAPGAGGKPIHEWLELRPFLAAPPTITE, from the coding sequence ATGGCCAAGTACCTGCTGCTCAAGCACTACCGCGGCGCCCCGGCTCCGGCCAACGACGTGCCCATGGACCGGTGGACGCCCGAGGAGATCTCGGCGCACATGCAGTACATGCACGACTTCGCGGCCCGGCTCGAGACCACCGGTGAGTTCGTCGACGGCCAGGCGCTCGCCCCCGAGGGAACGTTCGTCCGGTACGACGGCGAGGGGCGCCCGCCCGTCACCGACGGCCCGTTCGCCGAGACCAAGGACCTGATCGCCGGCTGGATGGTGATCGACGTCGACAGCTACGAGCGCGCCCTCGAGCTGGCCGGAGAGCTGTCGGCCGCCCCGGGGGCGGGCGGGAAGCCGATCCACGAGTGGCTCGAGCTGCGCCCGTTCCTGGCCGCGCCGCCCACCATCACCGAGTGA
- a CDS encoding ribosomal maturation YjgA family protein translates to MSRRRDSAAGATPASATDPARTRLVAAAAAAVTVAAGLGLRAVAAGSVAKYGGDALYTVLLLALVVSVAPRMTPVRAAGVALAASWAVEFLQLSAVPAELSRHSTVARLVLGSTFNAPDLFWYVAGAAAGLLVHTVILRRRPRTGAVDAR, encoded by the coding sequence GTGTCCCGACGCCGTGACAGTGCCGCCGGCGCCACCCCGGCCTCCGCCACCGACCCCGCACGGACCCGGCTGGTGGCCGCGGCGGCCGCCGCGGTGACCGTGGCCGCGGGGCTCGGGCTGCGGGCCGTCGCGGCGGGGAGCGTGGCGAAGTACGGCGGAGACGCGCTGTACACCGTCCTGCTGCTGGCCCTCGTCGTATCGGTCGCGCCCCGGATGACACCCGTGCGGGCGGCCGGGGTCGCGCTGGCCGCCAGCTGGGCCGTCGAGTTCCTCCAGCTCAGCGCCGTACCGGCAGAGCTGTCCCGGCACAGCACGGTGGCCCGACTGGTCCTCGGTTCCACCTTCAACGCACCCGACCTGTTCTGGTACGTGGCCGGCGCGGCGGCGGGCCTGCTCGTCCACACCGTCATCCTTCGGCGGCGACCCCGGACCGGGGCCGTCGACGCGAGGTGA
- a CDS encoding MarR family winged helix-turn-helix transcriptional regulator — MTAESTQEPTAAPQCAAAPGAVLDGPVSHAISRVARLHRIAAGRVLRDLGLHPGQEFLMMHLWDSGAVRQSELIKAVGLDPSTVTKMLQRLEHSGHVRRRPDPSDRRASLVEATDASCGLLVEVRRAWGALERQTLDGLDDTERAELTRLLGKVEASLCAEAVRGGDTECDAAYKGPVDC; from the coding sequence ATGACCGCGGAATCCACACAGGAGCCGACTGCCGCCCCGCAGTGCGCGGCAGCGCCCGGCGCCGTGCTGGACGGGCCGGTGAGTCATGCGATCAGCCGCGTCGCCCGGCTCCACCGGATCGCGGCGGGCCGGGTCCTGCGGGACCTGGGGCTGCACCCTGGGCAGGAGTTCCTGATGATGCACCTCTGGGACAGCGGGGCCGTGCGCCAGTCCGAGCTGATCAAGGCGGTCGGACTCGACCCCTCGACGGTGACCAAGATGCTCCAGCGCCTGGAGCACTCCGGCCACGTGCGGCGCCGCCCGGACCCCTCGGACCGGCGTGCCTCCCTGGTCGAGGCGACGGACGCCAGTTGCGGGCTCCTGGTCGAGGTCCGCAGGGCGTGGGGCGCATTGGAACGCCAGACCCTGGACGGCCTGGACGACACCGAACGCGCCGAACTGACCCGCCTCCTGGGCAAGGTCGAAGCGAGCCTGTGCGCGGAGGCCGTCCGGGGCGGCGACACGGAGTGCGATGCCGCGTACAAGGGGCCCGTCGACTGCTGA
- a CDS encoding alkene reductase, which produces MTSAFEPVHLAGATLSNRIALAPMTRSRAGEGGIATELVAEYYTQRASAGLIITEGIQPSVVGQGYPFTPGLHSAEQVAAWRRVTDSVHAAGGRIFAQLMHSGRIGHPSLLPDGLVPVAPSAVAAQGQLFTGDGMKDFVTPHELTGAEVRQTVADYAEAARNAVEAGFDGVELHGANGYLIHQFLAPGSNLRTDEWGGPVENRIRFAVEVVKAVAAAIGAERTALRVSPGHTYNDISEPDPQPAYEALVKEIDGLGLAYLHVLEHGPEAREATLALRKQFSGPLVLNPATEGPTDHRALTLVDDGVADLLAFGALFLANPDLPERLRTEGPYNTPDPSTFFGGDARGYTDYPTR; this is translated from the coding sequence ATGACCAGCGCTTTCGAACCCGTCCACCTGGCCGGTGCCACCCTCTCCAACCGGATCGCCCTGGCGCCGATGACCCGCAGCCGCGCAGGTGAGGGCGGTATCGCCACCGAACTCGTGGCCGAGTACTACACCCAGCGCGCATCCGCCGGTCTGATCATCACGGAGGGCATCCAGCCGTCCGTGGTCGGGCAGGGCTACCCCTTCACCCCCGGCCTGCACAGCGCCGAGCAGGTCGCGGCATGGCGCCGGGTCACCGACTCCGTGCACGCGGCAGGCGGCCGGATCTTCGCCCAGCTGATGCACTCCGGCCGCATCGGCCACCCGAGCCTGCTGCCCGACGGCCTGGTTCCCGTGGCCCCCTCGGCCGTGGCCGCCCAGGGGCAGCTCTTCACCGGCGACGGCATGAAGGACTTCGTGACCCCCCACGAGCTGACCGGAGCCGAGGTACGGCAGACCGTCGCCGACTACGCGGAGGCCGCCCGCAACGCGGTGGAGGCCGGGTTCGACGGCGTGGAGCTGCACGGCGCCAACGGCTACCTGATCCACCAGTTCCTGGCCCCCGGTTCCAACCTGCGCACCGACGAGTGGGGCGGCCCGGTGGAGAACCGGATCCGCTTCGCGGTGGAGGTCGTCAAGGCGGTGGCAGCCGCGATCGGCGCCGAGCGCACGGCGCTGCGCGTCTCGCCCGGGCACACGTACAACGACATCTCCGAGCCCGACCCGCAGCCCGCCTACGAGGCCCTGGTCAAGGAGATCGACGGGCTCGGCCTGGCCTACCTGCACGTACTGGAACACGGCCCCGAGGCGCGCGAGGCCACCCTCGCCCTGCGCAAGCAGTTCTCCGGCCCCCTCGTGCTGAACCCGGCGACCGAAGGCCCCACCGACCACCGCGCCCTCACGCTGGTCGACGACGGAGTCGCCGACCTCCTCGCCTTCGGAGCCCTCTTCCTGGCCAACCCGGACCTGCCCGAGCGCCTGCGCACCGAAGGCCCTTACAACACCCCGGACCCGTCCACCTTCTTCGGCGGCGACGCCCGCGGCTACACGGACTACCCCACCCGATAG
- a CDS encoding polyphosphate kinase 2 family protein, translating into MSDKRAERIADFIEPLRVPPGSEVDLERDFDPRYKAGLKKRDGAELLRTGVSLLAEYQERLAAQDAYGVVLCLQALDAGGKDGTIRHVMSGVNPQGVRVSSFKVPSTEELDHDYLWRYARRLPERGEIAIFNRSHYEEVLVVRVHPELLLRQKLPERALGEGIWDRRYREINRWERYLTDNGFKVVKIFLNLSKEEQRTRFLKRIDRPEKNWKFSAADVRERRRWDDYQEAFSEMLSATSTKWAPWYVVPADRKWFARICAAAVLAHTLMDIDPRYPELAEEARKDLLGTKRALEKEAPEGAPADPYADRHPQSEETGRHGRGPKKKRGR; encoded by the coding sequence ATGTCCGACAAGAGGGCCGAGCGCATCGCGGACTTCATCGAGCCGCTGCGGGTACCGCCGGGATCGGAGGTGGACCTGGAGCGGGACTTCGACCCCCGCTACAAGGCCGGCCTCAAGAAGCGCGACGGGGCCGAGCTGCTGCGGACCGGGGTGTCACTGCTCGCCGAGTACCAGGAGCGGCTGGCCGCCCAGGACGCGTACGGCGTGGTGCTCTGCCTCCAGGCGCTCGACGCCGGGGGCAAGGACGGGACGATCCGCCACGTGATGAGCGGGGTCAACCCCCAGGGCGTACGGGTCAGCAGCTTCAAGGTGCCCTCCACCGAAGAGCTCGACCACGACTACCTGTGGCGGTACGCCAGGCGGCTGCCCGAGCGCGGCGAGATCGCCATCTTCAACCGCTCGCACTACGAGGAGGTCCTCGTCGTACGGGTCCACCCCGAGCTCCTCCTCCGCCAGAAGCTGCCGGAGCGCGCACTCGGGGAGGGCATCTGGGACCGGCGGTACCGCGAGATCAACCGCTGGGAGCGCTACCTCACGGACAACGGGTTCAAGGTCGTGAAGATCTTCCTGAACCTGTCCAAGGAGGAGCAGCGCACCCGCTTCCTGAAGCGGATCGACCGGCCGGAGAAGAACTGGAAGTTCTCCGCGGCCGACGTCCGTGAACGCCGCCGGTGGGACGACTACCAGGAGGCCTTCTCCGAGATGCTGTCGGCCACGAGCACGAAGTGGGCTCCGTGGTACGTCGTTCCGGCGGACCGGAAGTGGTTCGCACGGATCTGCGCGGCGGCGGTCCTCGCGCACACCCTGATGGACATCGATCCGCGGTATCCCGAGCTCGCCGAAGAGGCGCGGAAGGATCTCCTCGGCACGAAACGGGCTCTGGAGAAGGAGGCCCCGGAGGGGGCACCGGCCGATCCCTACGCCGACCGGCACCCGCAATCGGAGGAGACCGGCCGGCACGGCCGCGGGCCGAAGAAGAAGCGTGGCCGGTAA
- a CDS encoding RNA polymerase sigma factor translates to MDEALLRSLTPSVLAVLVRRGADFAAAEDAVQEALIEAVRTWPADPPREPKGWLVTVAWRRFLDATRADTARRRREDLVDEEPPPGPAPAADDTLQLYFLCAHPSLTPSSAVALTLRAVGGLTTRQIAQAYLVPEATMAQRISRAKRTVSGVRLDRPGDVATVLRVLYLVFNEGYSGDVDLAAEAIRLTRQLAAAIDHPEVAGLLALMLLHHARRASRTAPDGSLVPLAEQDRGRWDTAAIAEGIGILHAALARDRLGEFQAQAAIAALHADAPTSGETDWVQIVEWYDELARLTDSPVVRLNRAVAVGEADGPRAGLAALAELDASLPRHAAVAAYLHERDGDPVTAARLYAEAARKAPNLAERDHLTRRAARLNAHRPR, encoded by the coding sequence ATGGACGAGGCCCTGCTCAGGAGCCTCACACCGAGCGTGCTCGCCGTCCTCGTCCGTCGCGGAGCCGATTTCGCGGCGGCCGAGGACGCGGTGCAGGAGGCACTGATCGAAGCGGTCCGCACCTGGCCGGCCGACCCGCCACGGGAGCCGAAGGGCTGGCTGGTCACCGTGGCCTGGCGCCGGTTCCTCGACGCGACCCGTGCGGACACCGCCCGCCGCAGGCGTGAGGACCTGGTCGACGAGGAGCCGCCGCCCGGGCCCGCGCCCGCGGCGGACGACACGCTCCAGCTGTACTTCCTGTGCGCCCACCCGTCGCTGACGCCGTCGTCCGCGGTCGCGCTCACCCTGCGCGCCGTCGGCGGACTCACCACCCGGCAGATCGCCCAGGCCTACCTGGTGCCCGAGGCGACCATGGCGCAGCGGATCAGCCGGGCCAAGCGCACGGTCTCCGGCGTGCGCCTCGACCGGCCCGGCGACGTCGCCACCGTGCTGCGCGTCCTCTACCTCGTGTTCAACGAGGGCTACTCGGGCGACGTCGACCTCGCCGCCGAGGCCATCCGGCTCACCCGGCAGCTCGCGGCCGCGATCGACCATCCCGAGGTGGCCGGGCTGCTCGCCCTCATGCTGCTGCACCACGCCCGGCGGGCGAGCCGGACCGCGCCGGACGGCAGCCTGGTGCCGCTCGCCGAGCAGGACCGCGGCCGGTGGGACACCGCGGCGATCGCCGAGGGGATCGGGATCCTGCATGCGGCCCTGGCCCGCGACCGGCTGGGAGAGTTCCAGGCACAGGCCGCCATCGCGGCGCTCCATGCCGACGCGCCCACGTCCGGGGAGACGGACTGGGTTCAGATCGTCGAGTGGTACGACGAGCTCGCGCGCCTGACCGACAGCCCGGTCGTGCGGCTCAACCGCGCCGTGGCCGTCGGTGAGGCCGACGGTCCGCGCGCCGGGCTGGCGGCGCTCGCGGAACTGGACGCCTCGCTGCCCCGCCACGCCGCGGTGGCGGCGTATCTCCACGAGCGCGACGGCGACCCGGTGACGGCCGCGCGGCTGTACGCCGAGGCGGCCCGGAAGGCACCCAACCTCGCCGAACGCGATCACCTGACGCGCCGGGCGGCCCGGCTCAACGCCCACCGTCCTCGCTGA
- the kdpA gene encoding potassium-transporting ATPase subunit KdpA, with translation MSPETAGALQLLALIAALALAHRPLGDHMARVYSSERHYRPEKWIYKAIGANPSAEMRWPAYLRGVLAFSAVSVLFLYALQRLQGSLPGSLGFASIDPDQAFNTAASFVANTNWQSYYGEQAMGHVVQTGGLAVQNFVSAAVGMAVAVALVRGFARSRTGELGNFWADLVRGTVRILLPISVAGALILVACGAIQNFAGIHEVGQFTGGSQQWNGGAVASQEVIKELGTNGGGYFNANSAHPFENPNPFSNVFEIFLILLIPFALTRTFGRMVGSLRQGYAILATMATIWIGFTALMMWTEFAHHGPALQAAGGAMEGKETRFGIAGSATFAVATTLTSTGAVNSFHSSYTGLGGGITLLGMQLGEIAPGGVGSGLYGMLIMAIIAVFIAGLMVGRTPEYLGKKIGTRQIKLAACYILVTPALVLCFTAAAMALPTPGNSMANPGAHGFSEILYAYTSGANNNGSAFAGLNADTQWFNSTIGIAMLLGRFLPIVFVLALAGSLAEQRPVPATAGTLRTDKPLYTGLLVGTILIIAGLTYFPALALGPLAEGLAS, from the coding sequence ATGAGCCCCGAAACCGCCGGTGCGCTCCAGCTCCTCGCGCTGATCGCCGCGCTCGCGCTGGCCCACCGTCCGCTGGGCGACCACATGGCCCGGGTCTACTCGTCCGAGCGGCACTACCGCCCTGAGAAGTGGATCTACAAGGCCATCGGCGCCAACCCGTCCGCCGAGATGCGCTGGCCCGCCTACCTGCGCGGCGTCCTCGCCTTCTCGGCGGTGAGCGTCCTGTTCCTCTACGCCCTGCAGCGTCTGCAGGGCAGCCTCCCGGGCTCGCTCGGCTTCGCCTCGATAGACCCGGACCAGGCGTTCAACACCGCCGCGTCGTTCGTCGCCAACACCAACTGGCAGTCGTACTACGGCGAGCAGGCCATGGGCCACGTCGTCCAGACCGGTGGCCTCGCGGTCCAGAACTTCGTCTCCGCCGCGGTCGGCATGGCCGTCGCGGTGGCCCTCGTACGGGGCTTCGCGCGCTCCCGCACCGGGGAGCTCGGCAACTTCTGGGCGGACCTGGTGCGCGGCACCGTCCGGATCCTGCTGCCGATCTCGGTGGCGGGCGCGCTGATCCTCGTCGCGTGCGGGGCGATCCAGAACTTCGCCGGCATCCACGAGGTCGGCCAGTTCACGGGTGGCAGTCAGCAGTGGAACGGCGGGGCGGTCGCCTCGCAGGAGGTCATCAAGGAACTGGGCACCAATGGCGGTGGCTACTTCAACGCCAACTCCGCCCACCCCTTCGAGAACCCCAACCCGTTCTCGAACGTCTTCGAGATCTTCCTGATCCTGCTGATCCCGTTCGCGCTGACCCGTACCTTCGGCCGGATGGTCGGCAGCCTGCGGCAGGGCTACGCGATCCTCGCCACGATGGCCACCATCTGGATCGGCTTCACCGCGCTGATGATGTGGACCGAGTTCGCGCACCACGGCCCGGCGCTGCAGGCCGCGGGCGGGGCGATGGAGGGCAAGGAGACCCGCTTCGGCATCGCCGGATCGGCGACCTTCGCCGTCGCGACCACGCTGACCTCGACGGGAGCGGTGAACTCCTTCCACTCCTCCTACACCGGCCTCGGTGGCGGCATCACCCTGCTGGGCATGCAGCTCGGCGAGATCGCGCCCGGCGGCGTGGGCTCGGGCCTCTACGGCATGCTGATCATGGCGATCATCGCGGTGTTCATCGCCGGCCTCATGGTCGGCCGTACCCCGGAGTACCTGGGCAAGAAGATCGGCACTCGGCAGATCAAGCTGGCCGCCTGCTACATCCTGGTCACCCCGGCGCTGGTGCTCTGCTTCACCGCCGCGGCGATGGCCCTGCCCACCCCGGGCAACTCGATGGCCAACCCGGGAGCGCACGGCTTCTCCGAGATCCTCTACGCCTACACCTCGGGCGCCAACAACAACGGCTCCGCCTTCGCGGGCCTGAACGCCGACACGCAGTGGTTCAACAGCACCATCGGCATCGCCATGCTGCTCGGCCGCTTCCTGCCGATCGTGTTCGTCCTCGCGCTGGCCGGCTCGCTCGCCGAACAGCGGCCCGTACCCGCCACCGCGGGAACCCTGCGCACGGACAAGCCGCTGTACACCGGGCTGCTCGTCGGCACGATCCTCATCATCGCCGGTCTGACCTACTTCCCCGCCCTCGCGCTGGGTCCGCTCGCCGAAGGGCTCGCCTCATGA
- a CDS encoding three-helix bundle dimerization domain-containing protein, whose amino-acid sequence MATATLQSTELTTACPSPEDPVARPAAPDELASARPTVDRLRAAYPLIDAAVVEATVTAAYHWFREARVRAYVPILAERRARKALDAVRTDVEAGS is encoded by the coding sequence ATGGCTACTGCAACACTCCAGAGCACCGAGCTGACCACGGCCTGCCCGAGCCCGGAAGATCCCGTGGCACGCCCGGCGGCCCCGGACGAACTCGCCTCCGCGCGGCCCACGGTGGACCGGCTGAGGGCCGCCTACCCCCTGATCGACGCGGCCGTCGTCGAGGCGACGGTCACGGCCGCCTACCACTGGTTCCGCGAGGCCAGGGTCAGGGCCTACGTACCGATCCTGGCCGAGCGCCGGGCCCGGAAGGCGCTCGACGCCGTCCGGACGGATGTGGAGGCCGGGAGCTGA
- a CDS encoding response regulator transcription factor produces the protein MTKVLVLHSVCLVRSALAALLRSEGDFEVTSSGWRAAARQAEFLRPDVAVVDLDCPGVSTALLADTDAARLLPHSPTPLLVLARADTPGSLRRAFRTQALGYVDKDGSPARLIRAIGKVSAGERFIDATLASAFMEADPMPLSPRELSVLARAAEGDSIAEIARALHLASGTVRNYMAAVTRKTGARNRIDAIRISRRAGWV, from the coding sequence ATGACCAAGGTCCTGGTGCTGCACAGCGTGTGCCTCGTAAGGTCCGCACTGGCCGCGCTCCTGAGATCCGAAGGCGACTTCGAGGTCACCTCCTCCGGCTGGCGGGCCGCCGCGCGCCAGGCGGAGTTCTTACGACCCGACGTGGCGGTCGTGGACCTCGACTGTCCGGGGGTCTCGACCGCCCTCCTCGCGGACACCGACGCCGCCCGTCTGCTGCCCCACTCGCCCACCCCCTTACTCGTACTCGCCCGTGCCGACACGCCCGGCTCGCTGCGGCGCGCCTTCCGGACCCAGGCACTCGGCTACGTCGACAAGGACGGCTCGCCCGCCCGGCTGATCCGGGCCATCGGCAAGGTCTCGGCCGGTGAACGCTTCATCGATGCCACACTCGCCTCGGCCTTCATGGAAGCCGATCCGATGCCGCTCAGCCCGCGCGAACTGAGCGTGCTGGCCCGGGCCGCCGAGGGCGACTCGATCGCGGAGATAGCCCGCGCCCTGCACCTGGCCAGCGGAACCGTTCGCAACTACATGGCCGCCGTGACCCGCAAGACCGGCGCCCGCAACCGGATCGACGCCATCCGGATATCCCGCCGGGCCGGCTGGGTCTGA
- a CDS encoding potassium-transporting ATPase subunit C, which produces MTNSVANTARLIGAGLRALLVLTVLCGVLYPLAVTGIAQVAFDDRANGSEIKDGDGRVVGSSLIGQSYDLPKQNPDDPEEVARPDLRWFQPRPSHGLGANSVNTQYALILSGATNKAADNPDLVEQVEDARAAVIADNTTAAHTVKPQDVPADAVTSSGSGLDPDISPAYARLQVHRVAERSGLDVRQVERLVEKHTEGRTLGFLGEPRVNVLRLNVALKALAAESG; this is translated from the coding sequence ATGACCAACTCAGTTGCCAACACCGCGCGCCTGATCGGCGCGGGCCTGCGGGCACTCCTCGTCCTGACGGTGCTGTGCGGGGTCCTCTACCCCCTCGCCGTCACCGGTATCGCCCAGGTCGCCTTCGACGACCGGGCCAACGGCTCCGAGATCAAGGACGGGGACGGCCGGGTCGTCGGCTCGTCCCTGATCGGGCAGAGCTACGACCTGCCGAAGCAGAACCCCGACGACCCGGAGGAAGTCGCCCGGCCGGACCTGCGGTGGTTCCAGCCTCGTCCTTCCCACGGTCTCGGCGCCAACAGCGTCAACACCCAGTACGCGCTGATCCTCTCGGGCGCCACCAACAAGGCCGCCGACAACCCGGACCTGGTGGAGCAGGTCGAGGACGCCAGGGCCGCCGTGATCGCGGACAACACCACGGCCGCACACACGGTGAAGCCGCAGGACGTACCGGCCGACGCCGTCACCTCCTCCGGCTCCGGCCTCGACCCGGACATCTCCCCGGCCTACGCCAGGCTCCAGGTCCACCGGGTCGCCGAGCGCAGCGGCCTCGACGTGAGGCAGGTCGAGAGGCTCGTGGAGAAGCACACCGAGGGCCGCACCCTCGGCTTCCTGGGCGAACCCCGCGTCAACGTCCTCCGGTTGAACGTCGCCCTCAAGGCACTGGCCGCCGAGAGCGGGTGA
- the kdpB gene encoding potassium-transporting ATPase subunit KdpB has translation MSTITPIRAPHQDGPPTADKPAGRVGGGLFDPKALLKSFPDAVRKLDPRIMIKSPVMFVVLVGSVVTTALALADPANWFGWAITAWLWLTTIFANLAEAVAEGRGKAQADTLRRARTDTVARRLKGTAEEGVPGTELRVGDLVVCEAGDIVPGDGDVVEGVASVDESAITGESAPVIRESGGDRSAVTGGTKVLSDRIVVKITARPGETFIDRMIALVEGAARQKTPNEIALNILLASLTIVFLLAVVTLQPFAIHAGAEQSMIVLTALLVCLIPTTIGALLSAIGIAGMDRLVQRNVLAMSGRAVEAAGDVSTLLLDKTGTITLGNRQASEFVPVKGASEAELADAAQLSSLADETPEGRSIVVLAKERYGLRERRRGELAHAEWITFTAQTRMSGVDVDGRKTRKGAAGSVIAWVVERGGRVAADADLLAARVSEAGGTPLLVAVEDERGARILGVVHLKDVVKEGMRERFDELRRMGIKTIMITGDNPLTARAIAEEAGVDDFLAEATPEDKMALIKREQAGGKLVAMTGDGTNDAPALAQADVGVAMNTGTSAAKEAGNMVDLDSDPTKLIEIVEIGKQLLITRGALTTFSIANDVAKYFAIIPAMFAVVYPGLDKLNIMGLASPESAILSAVVFNALVIIALVPLALKGVRYRPTSADRMLRRNIGVYGLGGLVAPFIGIKLIDMIITLIPGLA, from the coding sequence ATGAGCACCATCACACCGATCCGTGCCCCGCACCAGGACGGCCCGCCCACCGCAGACAAGCCGGCCGGGCGCGTCGGCGGGGGTCTGTTCGACCCGAAGGCACTCCTCAAGTCCTTCCCCGACGCGGTGCGGAAACTCGACCCGCGCATCATGATCAAGTCCCCGGTCATGTTCGTCGTTCTCGTCGGCTCCGTCGTCACGACGGCGCTGGCGCTGGCCGACCCGGCCAACTGGTTCGGCTGGGCGATCACCGCCTGGCTGTGGCTGACCACGATCTTCGCGAACCTCGCGGAAGCAGTGGCAGAGGGCCGCGGCAAGGCCCAGGCCGACACCCTGCGCAGGGCCAGGACCGACACCGTCGCCCGGCGGCTGAAGGGGACGGCGGAGGAGGGGGTGCCCGGCACCGAGCTGCGCGTCGGCGACCTGGTCGTGTGCGAGGCCGGGGACATCGTCCCCGGTGACGGTGATGTCGTCGAAGGCGTCGCCTCCGTCGACGAATCCGCCATCACCGGCGAGTCCGCACCCGTCATCCGGGAGTCCGGCGGCGACCGCAGCGCCGTCACCGGCGGTACGAAGGTCCTCTCCGACCGGATCGTCGTGAAGATCACGGCCAGGCCGGGCGAGACCTTCATCGACCGCATGATCGCGCTCGTGGAGGGCGCGGCCCGGCAGAAGACGCCCAACGAGATCGCGCTGAACATCCTGCTGGCATCGCTCACGATCGTCTTCCTGCTGGCCGTGGTCACCTTGCAGCCGTTCGCGATCCACGCAGGCGCCGAGCAGTCGATGATCGTGCTCACCGCACTCCTCGTCTGCCTGATCCCCACCACCATCGGCGCCCTGCTCTCGGCCATCGGCATCGCGGGCATGGACCGCCTCGTCCAGCGCAACGTGCTGGCGATGAGCGGACGCGCGGTGGAGGCTGCGGGCGACGTCTCCACACTGCTGCTCGACAAGACCGGCACCATCACGCTCGGAAACCGGCAGGCGTCCGAGTTCGTCCCGGTCAAGGGCGCGTCGGAGGCCGAACTGGCGGACGCCGCCCAGCTGTCGTCCCTCGCGGACGAGACGCCCGAGGGCCGCTCGATCGTGGTCCTGGCGAAGGAGAGGTACGGCCTGCGCGAACGCCGCCGGGGCGAGCTCGCCCACGCGGAATGGATCACCTTCACGGCCCAGACCCGTATGTCGGGGGTCGACGTGGACGGGAGGAAGACCCGTAAGGGCGCGGCCGGTTCGGTCATCGCCTGGGTCGTGGAACGGGGCGGACGGGTCGCCGCCGACGCGGACCTGCTCGCGGCCCGTGTCTCCGAGGCCGGCGGCACCCCGCTCCTGGTGGCCGTGGAGGACGAGAGGGGTGCCCGGATCCTCGGCGTCGTCCACCTCAAGGACGTCGTCAAGGAGGGCATGCGCGAGCGGTTCGACGAACTGCGCCGCATGGGCATCAAGACGATCATGATCACGGGCGACAACCCGCTCACGGCCAGGGCGATCGCAGAGGAGGCCGGCGTCGACGACTTCCTCGCCGAGGCCACCCCCGAGGACAAGATGGCCCTCATCAAGCGGGAACAGGCGGGCGGCAAGCTCGTCGCGATGACGGGCGACGGAACGAACGACGCGCCGGCCCTGGCTCAGGCGGACGTGGGCGTGGCGATGAACACGGGCACCTCGGCCGCCAAGGAGGCCGGGAACATGGTGGACCTGGACTCGGACCCCACCAAGCTCATCGAGATCGTGGAGATCGGCAAGCAGCTCCTCATCACGCGGGGCGCGCTCACGACCTTCTCCATCGCCAACGACGTCGCGAAGTACTTCGCGATCATCCCGGCCATGTTCGCAGTGGTTTACCCGGGACTCGACAAGCTCAACATCATGGGCCTGGCCTCTCCCGAGTCGGCCATCCTCTCCGCCGTCGTCTTCAACGCGCTGGTCATCATCGCGCTCGTGCCGCTCGCCCTGAAGGGCGTGCGGTACAGGCCGACCAGCGCGGACAGGATGCTCCGTCGCAACATCGGGGTCTACGGACTCGGCGGCCTCGTCGCCCCGTTCATCGGCATCAAGCTGATCGACATGATCATCACCCTCATCCCCGGACTCGCCTGA
- the kdpF gene encoding K(+)-transporting ATPase subunit F, with the protein MNAENIVGLVVAVSLLGYLVLALVYPERF; encoded by the coding sequence GTGAACGCCGAAAACATCGTCGGTCTCGTGGTGGCCGTCTCCCTGCTCGGATACCTCGTCCTCGCCCTCGTGTACCCGGAGAGGTTCTGA